The proteins below come from a single Pseudomonas chlororaphis genomic window:
- a CDS encoding heme oxygenase, whose protein sequence is MSSAAPHPSLIQALRTETATLHIALEKRLPFFSERLDLALYRRLMAAYYGFYQPLEQRLHVLALIPTGLDQSLRVKLPVLRADLTALGLDDAAIDALPTCQALPRIDSRAAALGVSYVLEGATLGGQILRRRVAEQLGLDASSGAAFLDVYGEFTGRRWKDFLQYLDDRNLDQAQTLEVTNAAKATFTYFEHWLDSQEVLL, encoded by the coding sequence ATGTCATCGGCCGCACCCCACCCTTCCCTGATCCAGGCATTGCGGACCGAAACCGCCACCCTGCACATTGCCTTGGAGAAACGCCTGCCGTTTTTCTCCGAGCGCCTGGATCTCGCGCTGTATCGGCGCTTGATGGCGGCCTACTACGGTTTTTACCAGCCGCTGGAACAACGGCTTCACGTGCTTGCGCTGATACCGACCGGGCTGGACCAATCCCTGCGTGTCAAGCTCCCGGTGCTGCGGGCGGACCTCACGGCGCTGGGCCTGGATGACGCCGCAATCGACGCCCTGCCGACTTGCCAGGCGCTTCCCCGGATCGACTCGCGCGCCGCGGCGCTGGGTGTTTCCTATGTGCTGGAAGGCGCGACCCTTGGCGGGCAGATCCTGCGGCGCCGGGTGGCTGAGCAGTTGGGGCTCGATGCTTCCAGCGGCGCGGCGTTTCTCGACGTTTATGGTGAGTTCACCGGCCGACGCTGGAAGGACTTCCTCCAATACCTGGACGACAGGAACCTTGACCAAGCCCAAACGCTCGAAGTCACAAACGCTGCCAAGGCGACGTTTACCTATTTTGAACACTGGCTGGACAGCCAGGAGGTCCTGTTATGA
- a CDS encoding plasmid maintenance protein (stability determinant protein) has product MIKFMLDTNVCIFTIKNKPQIVREAFNRHHGQLCISAVTLMELIYGAEKSSAPEKNLGVIEGFCARLEVLPFGYDAAAHTGMIRAELAKIGRPIGPYDQMIAGHARSLGLIVVTNNLKEFERVPGLRIEDWTGM; this is encoded by the coding sequence ATGATCAAGTTCATGCTCGATACCAACGTCTGTATTTTCACCATCAAGAACAAGCCCCAGATCGTCAGAGAAGCTTTCAATCGTCATCACGGCCAGCTCTGCATCAGCGCCGTCACACTGATGGAGTTGATCTACGGCGCAGAAAAGTCATCCGCCCCAGAGAAAAATCTCGGCGTCATCGAAGGGTTCTGTGCCCGACTTGAGGTTTTACCTTTCGGTTATGACGCCGCAGCCCATACCGGCATGATCCGGGCAGAGCTGGCAAAGATTGGCAGGCCAATCGGCCCCTACGACCAGATGATTGCCGGCCATGCCCGCTCCCTCGGGTTGATCGTAGTCACCAATAATCTGAAAGAATTCGAAAGAGTCCCCGGACTGCGCATCGAGGATTGGACAGGGATGTAA
- a CDS encoding antitoxin, producing the protein MEQTTLFMSNRSQAVRLPKAVAMPSDVKRVDVIAIGRTRIITPAGEAWDSWFDGDNATADFMAEREQPADQERESF; encoded by the coding sequence ATGGAACAAACCACCCTTTTCATGAGCAACCGCAGCCAAGCGGTCCGGCTACCCAAGGCAGTGGCGATGCCAAGCGACGTAAAGCGTGTAGACGTGATCGCCATAGGCAGAACGCGCATTATCACGCCGGCTGGCGAAGCCTGGGATAGCTGGTTCGATGGCGATAACGCCACGGCAGACTTCATGGCAGAGCGTGAACAGCCTGCCGATCAGGAGCGTGAGTCTTTCTGA
- a CDS encoding histidine kinase yields the protein MNPDNQEAFEELLANCADEPIRFPGAIQPHGVLLMLSEPDFVIRQVSANVLQLMGHDPDRLLGKTLDALFGLEQAEAILVACRAAPESDNVPVAIVVNQLRFDALVHRHQGALIVELEQHLSDYRPEGVSGEANMGRMLQRLQSAKTLQALYEISVREIQAMTGYDRVLIYRFEEEGHGQVIAEASAPSMELYKGLFFPASDIPEQARELYRTNWLRIIPHADYAPVPLVPELRPDTGAPLDLSFATLRSVSPIHRQYMKNMGVLSSMSISLMEGERLWGLISCGNREPLLVPHEMRMACQTIGQVLSLQISAMEALELTRQRDAKLANLKVLAAAMAESTHNVFDGLSHEPQRLMDLADACGVAILEDNKLHRHGQCPEPEQIRELHKWILETGQPVFAHHNLGSIFSPAQAYQEVASGVLAIHLPKPVENGVLWFRPEVKQTLQWSGDPQKPLDLENSETGLRLRPRTSFEIWKVEMAGISTKWTHGDLFAANDLRRSALENDLARQVHKERLAVQARDELVAVVSHDLRSPMTVISMLCGMMQKAFSSDGSHSSKRISSAIDTMQQATSRMNALLEDLLDTSKIDAGRYTINPQPIAVSQIFEDAFSLLSPLAIAKAIDMSFQAEPDLKINADPERLFQVLSNLIGNAIKFTPQKGRVGISAMSVGNEIVFSVRDTGEGITAEQLPHVFDRYWTIKEGNPNGTGLGLYISRGIVQAHGGKLHAESQPGKGSEFTFTVPKID from the coding sequence ATGAACCCGGATAACCAAGAAGCCTTCGAAGAACTGCTGGCCAATTGCGCAGACGAACCGATTCGCTTCCCCGGGGCCATCCAGCCTCATGGCGTTCTGCTGATGCTGTCTGAGCCTGACTTTGTGATCCGCCAGGTCAGCGCCAACGTGCTGCAACTGATGGGCCACGACCCCGACCGGCTGCTGGGCAAGACCCTGGACGCCCTGTTCGGGCTGGAGCAGGCCGAAGCCATTCTTGTCGCCTGCCGTGCCGCTCCTGAAAGCGACAACGTGCCCGTGGCTATCGTCGTGAACCAGTTGCGCTTCGACGCCCTGGTGCATCGCCATCAAGGCGCCCTGATCGTCGAGCTGGAACAGCACCTGAGCGACTACCGCCCCGAAGGCGTCAGCGGCGAGGCCAACATGGGCCGCATGCTGCAACGCCTGCAAAGTGCGAAGACCCTTCAGGCCCTGTACGAAATCAGCGTGCGGGAAATCCAGGCGATGACCGGTTACGACCGCGTATTGATCTATCGCTTCGAAGAAGAAGGCCACGGCCAGGTGATCGCCGAAGCCAGCGCGCCGTCGATGGAGCTCTACAAAGGCCTGTTCTTCCCGGCCTCGGACATTCCCGAGCAGGCTCGCGAGCTGTACCGCACCAACTGGTTGCGCATCATCCCCCACGCCGACTATGCGCCGGTTCCTTTGGTCCCCGAGTTACGACCCGATACCGGGGCGCCCCTGGACCTGAGCTTCGCCACGCTGCGCAGCGTCTCGCCGATCCACCGCCAATACATGAAGAACATGGGTGTGCTGTCGTCCATGAGCATCTCGCTGATGGAAGGCGAGCGCTTGTGGGGGCTGATCAGTTGCGGCAACCGCGAGCCGCTGCTGGTCCCCCATGAAATGCGCATGGCCTGCCAGACCATCGGCCAAGTGCTGTCGTTGCAGATCAGTGCCATGGAAGCCCTGGAACTGACGCGCCAACGGGACGCCAAGCTTGCGAACCTGAAGGTGCTCGCCGCCGCCATGGCCGAGTCCACCCATAACGTGTTTGACGGCTTGTCCCACGAGCCGCAACGGCTGATGGACCTGGCCGACGCCTGCGGCGTGGCGATTCTGGAGGACAACAAGCTGCACCGCCACGGCCAATGCCCGGAGCCGGAGCAGATCCGCGAATTGCACAAATGGATCCTGGAAACCGGCCAGCCGGTGTTCGCCCACCACAACCTGGGCAGCATTTTCTCGCCGGCCCAGGCTTACCAGGAGGTGGCCAGCGGCGTACTGGCGATCCACCTGCCCAAGCCGGTGGAAAATGGCGTGCTGTGGTTCCGCCCCGAGGTGAAACAAACCCTCCAGTGGAGCGGCGATCCGCAAAAGCCCCTGGACCTGGAGAACAGCGAGACCGGCTTGCGCCTGCGGCCCCGGACGTCTTTCGAAATCTGGAAAGTCGAAATGGCCGGCATCAGCACCAAATGGACCCATGGCGACCTGTTCGCGGCCAATGACCTGCGGCGCTCGGCCCTGGAGAACGACCTGGCCCGCCAAGTCCACAAGGAGCGCCTGGCCGTGCAGGCTCGCGACGAGCTGGTGGCGGTGGTCTCCCATGACCTGCGCAGCCCCATGACGGTCATTTCCATGCTCTGCGGCATGATGCAAAAGGCCTTCAGCTCCGATGGCTCCCACAGCTCCAAGCGCATTTCCTCGGCCATCGACACCATGCAACAAGCCACCAGCCGTATGAACGCGCTGCTGGAAGACTTGCTCGACACCTCGAAGATCGACGCCGGACGCTACACCATCAATCCCCAGCCGATCGCCGTCAGCCAGATCTTCGAAGACGCCTTCTCGCTGTTGTCGCCGCTGGCTATCGCCAAGGCCATCGACATGTCCTTCCAGGCCGAACCCGACCTGAAGATCAACGCCGATCCCGAGCGCCTGTTCCAGGTGCTGTCGAACCTGATCGGCAACGCCATCAAGTTCACGCCGCAGAAAGGCCGCGTGGGCATCAGCGCGATGTCGGTAGGCAATGAGATCGTGTTCAGTGTTCGCGACACCGGCGAAGGCATTACCGCAGAGCAGTTGCCTCACGTGTTCGACCGCTACTGGACAATCAAGGAGGGCAACCCGAACGGCACCGGCTTGGGGCTGTACATCTCCAGGGGGATTGTCCAGGCCCATGGCGGTAAACTGCACGCCGAAAGCCAGCCAGGCAAAGGCAGCGAGTTCACCTTTACCGTGCCAAAAATCGACTGA
- a CDS encoding 50S ribosomal protein L31: MSSLLPQDDPTLAPLISELGDLIRQARQKVLRAVDTLQVQTCWQIGRHIVEFEQGGAERAAYGARLLPTLAIELTTKFGKGFDERNLRHMRDFYQTFQIWNAVRTELSWTHYRTLLRVENDAARQWYMHEATTQGWSTRALERQIGTFYYERLLASRDQPAVKEEAAAKLKEIDLGPRDIVRDPVVLEFLGLPNAGTLLETNLEQALIDQLQGFLLELGKGFAFVARQQRISTESKDFYLDLVFYNYLLKCFVIVDLKRGELSHQDIGQMDMYVRLYDELKRGPGDKPTVGIILCAQKDESVVRYSVLHGNEQLFASQYQLVLPSEEELRQALDRERARLEEANRQTGDKSG; the protein is encoded by the coding sequence ATGAGCTCCCTTCTCCCCCAGGATGACCCGACACTGGCCCCACTCATCAGCGAGCTGGGTGACCTGATCCGGCAGGCACGACAGAAGGTGCTGCGCGCCGTTGATACCCTTCAAGTGCAAACCTGCTGGCAGATCGGCCGGCATATCGTCGAGTTCGAACAGGGCGGTGCCGAGCGGGCTGCTTATGGCGCGCGATTGCTGCCGACATTGGCCATCGAGCTTACGACGAAGTTCGGAAAAGGGTTTGATGAAAGAAATTTGCGGCACATGCGCGACTTTTATCAGACATTCCAAATTTGGAACGCAGTGCGTACCGAATTAAGCTGGACCCACTACCGCACGCTCCTGCGCGTAGAAAACGACGCAGCTCGCCAGTGGTACATGCACGAAGCCACCACACAAGGCTGGTCAACCCGGGCCCTGGAGCGTCAGATCGGTACCTTCTACTACGAACGCCTGCTGGCAAGCCGTGACCAGCCTGCGGTGAAAGAGGAAGCGGCGGCCAAGCTCAAGGAGATTGACCTGGGCCCCAGGGACATTGTCAGAGACCCTGTCGTCCTGGAGTTCCTAGGGCTGCCGAATGCCGGCACCTTGTTGGAAACCAACCTGGAACAGGCCTTGATCGACCAACTACAAGGCTTTCTCCTTGAGCTGGGCAAGGGCTTCGCCTTCGTTGCGCGCCAACAGCGCATCAGCACCGAAAGCAAGGACTTCTACCTGGACCTGGTGTTCTACAACTACCTGCTCAAGTGCTTCGTGATTGTCGACCTCAAGCGCGGTGAGCTGAGCCATCAGGACATCGGGCAAATGGACATGTACGTGCGCCTCTATGACGAGCTGAAGCGCGGGCCCGGCGACAAACCCACCGTCGGCATCATCCTCTGCGCCCAGAAGGACGAATCCGTGGTGCGCTACTCCGTCTTGCACGGCAACGAACAGCTGTTTGCCAGCCAGTATCAGCTCGTCCTTCCATCGGAAGAAGAATTGCGCCAGGCCCTGGATCGCGAGCGGGCGCGGCTTGAAGAAGCCAACCGCCAGACGGGCGATAAAAGCGGATAA
- a CDS encoding iron transporter gives MTRTIMCRKYKEELEGLERAPFPGAKGQDIYDHVSAKAWGDWQKHQTLLINEKRLNMMNAEDRKYLQGEMDKFFSGEDYAKAEGYVPPSE, from the coding sequence ATGACCCGCACCATCATGTGCCGCAAGTACAAAGAAGAACTCGAAGGCCTGGAACGTGCGCCGTTCCCGGGCGCCAAGGGGCAGGACATCTACGACCACGTCTCGGCCAAGGCCTGGGGCGACTGGCAAAAACACCAGACCCTGCTGATCAACGAAAAACGCCTGAACATGATGAACGCTGAAGACCGCAAGTACCTTCAGGGCGAAATGGACAAGTTCTTTTCCGGCGAAGATTACGCCAAGGCCGAAGGCTACGTACCGCCGTCCGAATAA